One segment of Mangifera indica cultivar Alphonso unplaced genomic scaffold, CATAS_Mindica_2.1 Un_0002, whole genome shotgun sequence DNA contains the following:
- the LOC123205262 gene encoding pentatricopeptide repeat-containing protein At3g18110, chloroplastic-like, with translation MASCSGVLALSQYPSPSKVCKNPSFSTHYTCSCTSSSTTTTTSDTIEQEANDTDDNGKAQKFSYSRASPSIRWPHLKLNELYPTPQTHFTHVAPQVGFSPEAERESQVGDFGDVVEVSDEKIETLGRVSKTKVKKMSKLALKRAKDWRDRVKFLTDRILGLGGDQFVADVLDERLVQMTPTDYCFVVKCVGEKSWQRALEVYEWLNLRHWYSPNARMLTTILAILGKANQESLAVEIFMRAEHAVENTVQVYNAMMGVYARNGRFNKVTELLDLMRKGGCEPDLVSFNTLVNARLKSGSMVPNLGIDLLNEVRKSGIRPDIITYNTLISACSRESNLEEAMKVYGDLEANNCQPDLWTYNTMISVYGRCGLSGKAQELFNELQSKGFLPDAVTYNSLLYAFARDGNVEKVKGISEEMVKMGFGKDEMTYNTIIHMYGKQGQNEIALQLYRDMKLSGRIPDVVTYTVLIDSLGKANKISEAANVMSEMLDSGVKPTLRTYSALICGYAKAGKRLEAEETYGCMLRSGIRPDLLAYSVMLDIFLRFNETEKAMVLYRDMICDGFIPDHELYEIMLRVLRRESKVEDIEEVVGDMKELCGMNPQTISSILVKGECFDHAAEMLRFAIGSGCELDHENLLSILSSYSLSGRYSEAAELLEFLSKHTLESTSFVTEALISMLCKSQQLDAALEKYCNTWGSGLFSKSKTMYESLIHCCTENEHFAEASQVFSDMSFYSVEPSESLYRSMVLVYCKMGFPETAHSFIDHAEKRGILFYDFSIYVDIIEAYGSLKLWQKAEGLVGSLRQRYETIDRKVWNALIQAYAASGCYERARAVFNMMMRDGPSPTVDSVNGLLQALIVDGRLNELYVVIQELQDMDFKISKSSILLMLDAFARAGNIFEVKKIYHGMKAAGYFPSMHLYRVMIALLCKGKQVRDVEAMVFEMKEAGFTPDLSVWNSLLKLYTGIEDFKNTIRVYQQIQEAGLQPDEDTFNTLIIMYCRNCRPEEGLSLMHEMKKEGLEPKLDTYKSLISACGKQQLLEQAEELFNELRSQGHKLDRSFYHTMMKIYRNSGNHSKSEKLLSLMKEAGVEPTTATMHLLMVSYGSSGQPQEAEKVLINLKEGSLNLSTLPYSSVIDAYFRNGDYNVGIQKLVEMKKEGIEPDHRIWTCFIRAASLSQCLSEAIILLNAIQDAGFDLPLRLLTEKVESLVGEVDHCLETLQPVEDNAAFNFVNALVDLLWAFELRATASWVFQLAIKKSIYHHDVFRVADKDWGADFRKLSGGSALVGLTLWLDHMQDASLQGYPESPKSVVLITGTAEYNMVSLDSTLKACLWEMGSPFLPCKTRSGLLVAKAHSLRMWLKDSPFCLDLELKDATSLPESNSMQLIDGCFIRRGLVPAFKDITERLGIVRPKKFARLALLPDHIRDRAIRIDIERRQEKLEKMKNNAQDRRIKQKKNIRMRKFVRRSFTSKRGKAS, from the exons ATGGCGTCATGTAGCGGAGTTCTAGCACTTTCACAATACCCTTCACCTTCTAAGGTATGCAAAAACCCTTCTTTCTCGACCCATTATACCTGTTCTTGTACTTCATCTTCTACAACAACTACTACTAGTGATACTATTGAACAAGAAGCAAATGATACTGATGATAACGGTAAAGCACAAAAATTTAGTTATAGCAGAGCTTCACCTTCAATCAGATGGCCCCACCTCAAGCTCAATGAACTATACCCTACACCTCAAACCCACTTCACCCATGTCGCTCCCCAGGTGGGTTTTTCTCCTGAGGCTGAAAGGGAGTCCCAGGTTGGAGACTTTGGTGATGTGGTGGAGGTGAGTGACGAAAAGATTGAAACTTTGGGGAGAGTTAGTAAGACTAAGGTTAAGAAAATGAGTAAATTGGCTTTGAAGAGAGCTAAAGATTGGAGGGACAGGGTCAAGTTTTTGACTGATAGGATTTTGGGGTTGGGAGGTGATCAGTTTGTTGCTGATGTGTTGGATGAGCGGTTGGTGCAGATGACACCTACTGATTATTGTTTTGTGGTGAAATGTGTTGGAGAGAAGAGTTGGCAGCGTGCATTGGAGGTTTATGAATGGCTTAATTTGAGGCATTGGTATTCGCCTAATGCTCGGATGCTTACTACAATATTGGCGATTTTAGGGAAGGCTAATCAGGAAAGTTTAGCTGTGGAGATATTTATGCGGGCTGAGCATGCGGTTGAGAATACTGTCCAAGTGTATAATGCTATGATGGGTGTGTATGCGCGCAATGGTAGGTTTAATAAGGTAACGGAATTGCTTGATCTGATGCGCAAGGGAGGCTGTGAGCCAGACCTTGTGAGTTTTAATACTTTGGTAAATGCACGGTTGAAGTCAGGTTCTATGGTGCCTAATTTGGGGATTGATCTTTTGAATGAGGTGAGGAAGTCAGGGATTAGACCAGATATAATCACGTATAATACTCTTATTAGTGCTTGTTCACGTGAGTCAAATTTGGAGGAGGCTATGAAGGTTTATGGTGATTTGGAGGCAAATAACTGTCAACCTGATTTATGGACTTACAACACAATGATTTCGGTTTATGGAAGATGTGGACTGTCTGGTAAAGCACAGGAGCTCTTCAATGAATTGCAATCCAAAGGGTTTCTCCCTGATGCTGTGACATATAATTCTTTGTTGTATGCTTTTGCAAGAGATGGCAATGTGGAGAAGGTGAAGGGCATATCTGAAGAAATGGTGAAAATGGGCTTTGGTAAGGATGAGATGACATATAATACAATTATCCACATGTATGGGAAGCAGGGCCAGAATGAAATAGCATTGCAGCTTTACAGGGACATGAAATTGTCCGGCCGAATTCCTGATGTTGTCACTTATACTGTATTGATTGATTCACTTGGCAAAGCTAATAAGATTTCAGAGGCAGCTAATGTGATGTCAGAGATGTTGGACTCAGGAGTCAAACCCACTTTAAGAACTTATAGTGCTTTGATTTGTGGGTATGCTAAGGCAGGGAAGCGTTTGGAGGCTGAAGAGACATATGGTTGTATGCTTAGATCTGGCATTAGACCTGATCTTCTAGCATATTCAGTCATGTTGGATATCTTTCTGAGGTTTAATGAGACGGAGAAGGCCATGGTGTTGTATCGAGATATGATTTGTGATGGTTTCATTCCAGATCATGAACTTTATGAGATCATGCTTCGAGTTCTTCGGAGAGAAAGCAAAGTGGAAGATATTGAGGAGGTGGTTGGGGATATGAAAGAACTATGTGGTATGAACCCACAAACTATTTCATCCATTCTTGTCAAGGGTGAATGCTTTGACCATGCTGCTGAGATGCTGAGATTTGCAATAGGTAGCGGGTGTGAACTTGACCATGAAAATTTGTTATCTATTTTGAGTTCATACAGCTTGTCTGGCAGGTACTCAGAAGCTGCTGAATTACTTGAATTCCTGAGCAAACACACTTTAGAATCCACTTCTTTTGTGACTGAAGCTCTGATCAGTATGCTTTGCAAGTCTCAGCAATTGGATGCTGCTTTGGAGAAGTACTGTAACACTTGGGGATCTGGTTTGTTTAGTAAGAGTAAAACAATGTATGAGTCCTTGATTCATTGCTGCACTGAAAATGAACACTTTGCTGAAGCTTCTCAGGTTTTTTCTGACATGAGTTTCTATAGTGTTGAACCATCTGAATCTCTCTACCGAAGTATGGTGCTTGTTTATTGTAAGATGGGCTTCCCAGAGACAGCACATTCTTTTATTGATCATGCAGAAAAGAGAGgcattcttttttatgatttttctatttatgtTGATATAATTGAGGCATATGGGAGCTTGAAGCTGTGGCAAAAGGCGGAAGGCTTGGTGGGGAGTCTTAGACAAAGATATGAAACTATTGATAGAAAGGTCTGGAATGCTTTAATACAAGCTTATGCTGCAAGTGGCTGCTATGAGCGAGCTCGGGCTGTTTTTAACATGATGATGAGAGATGGCCCTTCTCCAACTGTAGATTCAGTTAATGGTCTCTTGCAAGCGTTGATCGTTGATGGTAGATTGAATGAGCTTTATGTGGTGATCCAGGAGTTGCAAGATATGGATTTTAAGATTAGCAAAAGTTCCATTCTTTTGATGCTGGATGCATTTGCACGAGCAGGAAACATATTTgaggtgaaaaaaatatatcatggAATGAAGGCTGCCGGTTATTTTCCTAGCATGCATCTTTACAGGGTTATGATTGCGTTGTTGTGCAAGGGGAAACAGGTGAGAGATGTTGAGGCCATGGTTTTTGAGATGAAAGAAGCAGGATTTACACCTGATCTTTCAGTATGGAATTCTCTGCTCAAGTTGTACACAGGAATTGAGGATTTTAAAAATACGATTCGTGTTTACCAGCAGATTCAAGAAGCTGGACTCCAACCAGATGAGGATACTTTCAATACCTTAATTATAATGTACTGCAGGAACTGTAGACCAGAAGAGGGATTATCACTGATGCATGAAATGAAAAAGGAGGGTTTAGAGCCTAAATTGGACACCTACAAAAGCCTGATTTCAGCATGTGGTAAGCAACAACTGCTGGAACAAGCTGAGGAACTTTTCAACGAATTGAGATCTCAAGGGCATAAACTAGATCGCTCCTTTTACCACacaatgatgaaaatatatagaaattctGGAAATCATTCCAAATCTGAAAAGCTATTAAGCCTAATGAAAGAGGCTGGAGTTGAACCTACAACTGCGACAATGCATTTACTTATGGTCTCTTATGGAAGTTCTGGACAGCCCCAAGAAGCTGAAAAAGTTTTGATTAACTTAAAAGAAGGTAGTTTGAATCTTAGCACTCTACCTTATAGTTCAGTTATTGATGCTTATTTTAGAAATGGAGATTATAATGTTGGAATTCAAAAGCTTGTGGAGATGAAGAAAGAGGGTATTGAGCCAGACCACAGAATATGGACATGCTTCATCAGGGCTGCAAGTTTGTCTCAATGCTTAAGTGAAGCCATTATCCTCCTAAATGCAATCCAAGATGCTGGGTTTGATCTTCCTTTGAG GCTTCTGACAGAAAAAGTTGAATCACTAGTTGGCGAGGTAGATCATTGTCTAGAAACACTACAACCTGTGGAGGACAATGCAGCCTTTAACTTTGTCAATGCTTTGGTGGATCTGTTGTGGGCATTTGAGCTCCGAGCCACTGCTTCATGGGTTTTCCAATTGGCAATCAAGAAAAGCATTTATCACCATGATGTCTTCAG GGTAGCTGACAAGGATTGGGGGGCTGATTTTAGAAAGTTGTCAGGTGGTTCAGCTCTTGTTGGTCTTACTTTATGGCTTGATCATATGCAG GATGCATCCTTGCAGGGCTATCCAGAGTCTCCAAAATCAGTTGTTCTGATAACGGGAACGGCAGAATATAACATGGTTTCGCTTGACAGTACATTAAAGGCTTGCCTTTGGGAAATGGGATCCCCTTTTCTTCCTTGTAAAACCAGAAGTGGACTCCTTGTAGCTAAAGCCCACTCCCTCAGAATGTGGTTAAAGGACTCCCCATTTTGCTTAGACCTTGAGTTGAAAGATGCTACATCTCTCCCTGAATCAAACTCAATGCAGCTGATTGATGGGTGTTTCATAAGGCGTGGCCTTGTACCTGCTTTCAAGGACATAACTGAGAGACTTGGGATTGTGAGACCAAAGAAATTTGCAAGGTTAGCTTTGTTGCCAGATCACATAAGGGACAGGGCTATTAGAATTGATATTGAAAGGCGTCAAGAAAAGTTGGAAAAGATGAAGAACAATGCTCAGGACAGAAGGATAAAGCAAAAGAAGAATATTAGAATGAGAAAATTTGTTCGACGAAGCTTTACATCAAAGCGAGGAAAGGCTAGTTGA
- the LOC123205261 gene encoding exopolygalacturonase-like, with product MMKDMAKFVVAKFVLVLFVSTTRALSVFDVTKEGAKIGADINQALISSWNKACASTIPSKVFIPKGIFLLSPMTFEGPCKAAIEVEVQGTLKALTNSKVTKDGSWVTFQRIEHFTLSGGGTFDGQGASAWGNCGNNFCQQLPINIRFDFIINGFVHNIRSLNSKQFHVNILGCNNLTFQRFYIIAPADSHNTDGIHIGRSSGIKIIDSHIRTGDDCVSIGDGSKNVSITNVKCGPGHGISIGSLGKFEKEEPVFGITVKNCTLTNTDNGVRIKTWPASTVNSASMIHFEDINMVNVSNPILIDQVYCPWNQCNAQVPSRVKLSNISFKRIRGTSATPVAMKLVCSSGMPCQGVEVADIQLKYIGKEPAISECENVKPMISGVMNPPACRSKA from the exons atgatgAAAGACATGGCGAAATTCGTAGTGGCAAAGTTTGTCTTGGTATTGTTTGTGTCCACAACTAGAGCTTTATCGGTTTTTGACGTGACAAAAGAAGGTGCAAAGATTGGAGCTGATATCAACCAG GCTTTAATCAGTTCATGGAACAAGGCATGTGCGTCAACTATTCCAAGCAAAGTGTTTATTCCAAAAGGGATATTCTTGTTAAGTCCCATGACTTTCGAGGGTCCATGCAAGGCTGCTATTGAGGTTGAGGTTCAAGGCACCCTTAAAGCCCTAACTAATAGCAAAGTGACGAAGGATGGCAGTTGGGTCACTTTCCAACGTATCGAACACTTTACATTGTCAGGTGGTGGAACTTTTGATGGCCAAGGAGCCTCGGCTTGGGGTAATTGTGGCAATAATTTTTGCCAACAACTTCCCATT AACATAAGGTTCGACTTCATCATCAATGGGTTTGTCCATAATATAAGATCCTTGAACAGCAAACAATTTCATGTTAATATCCTGGGTTGCAACAACTTAACATTTCAACGCTTTTACATTATTGCACCAGCCGATAGCCACAACACTGATGGAATCCATATCGGGAGATCTAGTGGAATTAAGATAATAGATTCCCACATCAGAACAGGTGATGATTGTGTCTCCATTGGCGATGGAAGCAAAAATGTATCAATCACCAATGTTAAATGCGGACCTGGTCATGGTATCAGTATAGGAAGCTTAGGAAAGTTTGAGAAAGAAGAACCAGTGTTTGGAATCACTGTCAAGAATTGCACTTTAACTAACACTGACAATGGTGTTAGAATAAAAACTTGGCCGGCTTCTACTGTTAACTCCGCATCTATGATTCATTTCGAGGACATTAACATGGTTAATGTCAGCAATCCTATCCTCATAGATCAAGTATACTGTCCATGGAATCAATGCAATGCACAGGTTCCTTCACGTGTTAAGCTCAGTAATATCAGCTTCAAGAGAATTCGAGGCACTTCTGCAACTCCTGTTGCTATGAAGCTTGTTTGTAGCAGTGGTATGCCATGTCAAGGTGTGGAGGTTGCTGATATTCAACTTAAATACATTGGAAAAGAGCCAGCAATATCTGAATGTGAAAATGTCAAACCCATGATTTCTGGTGTCATGAACCCGCCTGCATGCAGAAGCAAAGCCTAA
- the LOC123205244 gene encoding uncharacterized protein LOC123205244, producing MALTRIFVIASLLLFSLLTVATASDYGYGTNPESDKAKSQGYASQSYIEKLKSELKGYSSKVEDNDNTLRKLKAEEKGYDSKSDSIGYGSKPYTEKSKLNGKGYDSKPEANGYDTKLYVEKSKHEQKGYNSKPNVNGYGSKPYVEKSKSEGYDSKPNVNGYGSKSFAEKTKYEEKNYDSKLEGNSYDFKQYVEKSKHEDKGYGSKPEDNCYGSSPKDNEYVSKYEGNGYELKPNSIDLGRKSAPTGC from the exons ATGGCTCTCACTCGTATCTTCGTTATAGCCTCATTGCTTCTCTTCTCATTGCTTACCGTTGCCACTGCTAGTGATTATGGTTATGGCACCAACCCTGAGAGTGACAAAGCAAAGTCTCAAGGTTACGCTTCTCAATCATACATTGAGAAGTTGAAATCTGAGTTAAAGGGTTACAGTTCCAAAGTAGAAGATAATG ACAACACGTTGAGAAAGCTCAAGGCTGAGGAGAAGGGTTATGATTCTAAGTCAGATAGCATTGGTTATGGTTCCAAACCGTATACTGAGAAGTCAAAGCTTAATGGTAAGGGTTACGATTCCAAGCCAGAAGCTAATGGTTATGACACTAAACTGTACGTTGAGAAATCAAAGCATGAGCAAAAGGGTTACAATTCCAAGCCAAATGTCAATGGTTATGGCTCCAAACCATATGTTGAGAAGTCAAAGTCTGAG GGTTACGATTCCAAGCCAAATGTTAATGGTTATGGCTCCAAATCATTTGCTGAGAAGACAAAGTATGAGGAAAAGAATTACGATTCAAAGTTAGAAGGTAATAGTTATGATTTCAAGCAATATGTTGAGAAATCAAAACATGAGGATAAGGGTTACGGTTCTAAGCCAGAAGATAATTGTTATGGATCCAGTCCTAAGGACAATGAATATGTTTCCAAGTATGAAGGTAATGGTTATGAATTAAAACCAAATAGTATCGACCTTGGCCGTAAATCAGCACCAACTGGTTGCTAA
- the LOC123205260 gene encoding exopolygalacturonase-like encodes MMKGMAKFVVAKLVLVLLVSTTRALSVFDVTKEGAKIGSDINQALTSSWSKACASTIPSKVLIPKGIFLLSPVTLEGPCKAAIEVEVQGTVKALTNSKVTKEGSWITFQRIEHFTLSGGGTFDGQGAKTWGTCGNNFCKTLPINIRFDFIIKGLVHNIKSLNSKQFHINVLGCNDLTFQRVNIIAPADSPNTDGIHIGRSSGINIIDSNIGTGDDCVSIGDGSKNISVTNVKCGPGHGISIGSLGKFEKEEPVLGITVKNCTLTNTDNGVRIKTWPASTVNSASMIHFENIIMNNVSNPILIDQVYCPWNQCNAKVPSRVKLSNISFKRIRGTSSTPVAMKLVCSSGMPCQGVEVADIQLKYLGKEPAKSECSNVKPMISGVVNPPACSSKA; translated from the exons ATGATGAAAGGCATGGCTAAATTCGTAGTGGCAAAACTTGTCTTGGTATTGCTTGTGTCAACAACTAGAGCTCTTTCGGTTTTTGATGTGACAAAAGAAGGTGCAAAGATTGGATCTGATATCAACCAG GCTTTAACCAGTTCATGGAGCAAAGCATGTGCATCAACTATCCCTAGCAAAGTGCTTATTCCAAAAGGGATATTCTTATTAAGTCCAGTGACTTTAGAAGGTCCATGCAAGGCTGCTATTGAGGTCGAGGTTCAAGGCACCGTTAAAGCCCTAACCAATAGCAAAGTGACAAAGGAAGGTAGTTGGATCACTTTCCAACGTATCGAACACTTCACATTGTCAGGTGGTGGAACTTTTGATGGCCAAGGAGCCAAAACTTGGGGTACTTGTGGCAATAATTTTTGCAAAACACTCCCCATC AACATTAGGTTCGACTTCATCATCAAGGGTTTAGTccataatataaaatcattgaaCAGCAAACAGTTTCATATTAACGTCTTGGGTTGCAACGACTTAACTTTTCAACGGGTTAACATAATTGCTCCAGCTGATAGCCCCAACACTGATGGAATCCACATTGGGAGATCTAGTGGAATTAACATAATAGATTCAAACATCGGAACAGGTGATGATTGTGTCTCCATAGGCGATGGTAGCAAAAATATATCAGTCACCAATGTTAAATGCGGACCTGGCCACGGTATCAGCATAGGAAGCTTAGGAAAGTTTGAGAAAGAAGAACCCGTGCTCGGAATCACTGTCAAGAATTGCACTTTAACTAACACTGACAATGGCGTTAGAATAAAAACTTGGCCAGCTTCTACCGTTAACTCTGCATCTATGAttcattttgaaaacattatcATGAACAATGTCAGCAATCCTATCCTCATAGATCAAGTCTATTGTCCATGGAATCAATGCAATGCAAAG GTTCCATCACGTGTTAAGCTTAGTAACATTAGCTTCAAGAGAATTCGAGGCACTTCTTCCACTCCTGTTGCTATGAAGCTTGTTTGTAGCAGTGGTATGCCATGTCAAGGTGTGGAGGTTGCTGATATTCAACTTAAATACTTGGGAAAAGAACCAGCAAAATCTGAATGCAGTAACGTCAAACCCATGATTTCTGGTGTGGTGAATCCGCCTGCATGCAGTAGCAAagcttaa